A DNA window from Sporosarcina sp. ANT_H38 contains the following coding sequences:
- the cccA gene encoding cytochrome c550, with translation MSKNPIIPYILIFALGIGLIFFMSLYGLEQKKEIADEGENGKTEETEEVPSSAEFDAEAVAQGKCIGCHGGDLSGGMGPGLVGTKLSKDEIKAIILNGTDGGMPAGLVKDDSELDAMADYILSLK, from the coding sequence ATGAGTAAAAATCCAATAATTCCTTATATCCTGATATTTGCGCTTGGAATTGGTCTTATTTTCTTCATGTCCCTTTATGGACTTGAACAGAAAAAGGAAATCGCTGATGAAGGTGAAAATGGAAAGACTGAAGAAACTGAAGAAGTTCCGAGTTCTGCGGAATTTGATGCTGAAGCAGTTGCTCAAGGGAAATGTATCGGTTGTCACGGTGGAGATCTTTCAGGAGGAATGGGACCAGGATTAGTTGGAACTAAACTTTCTAAGGATGAAATTAAAGCTATCATTTTAAATGGTACGGATGGCGGAATGCCAGCAGGACTCGTTAAAGACGATTCTGAACTCGATGCAATGGCAGACTATATTTTATCACTTAAGTAA
- a CDS encoding acyl-CoA dehydrogenase family protein produces MNYDLTEEQQMIKKMIREFADQVVAPGAIDRDRTKKFPVEVFKQLSEMGMMGLPFSEEYGGGGADTVSFAIVTEELSRACASTGITYSAHISLGGAPLSLFGSEEQKHKYLTPICTGESFGAFGLTESNAGSDAGGTQTTAKDDGDDYVINGSKVFITNASYAKHLAITAITGNEGGKKEVSAIIVPTNAEGFTVIDNYEKMGLNASNTTELVLDNVRVGKENLLGVQGNGFRQFLVTLDGGRIGIGAMAVGIAQAAFDRALRYSKERKQFGKTLSEFQITQFKLADMAMKIELARNMVYKAAWLKDQGRPFSKEASMCKLYASEIAMQVASESIQIHGGYGYMKEYEVERYMRDAKLLEIGEGTSEVQRMVIARLIGC; encoded by the coding sequence TTGAATTACGATTTGACAGAAGAGCAGCAGATGATTAAAAAAATGATTCGGGAATTCGCGGATCAAGTTGTTGCGCCAGGTGCCATCGACCGCGATCGGACAAAAAAATTTCCAGTAGAAGTGTTTAAACAGCTTTCGGAAATGGGTATGATGGGTTTACCGTTTTCCGAGGAATATGGGGGCGGGGGAGCTGACACGGTAAGTTTCGCAATTGTCACTGAGGAACTGAGCCGTGCATGTGCGTCAACGGGAATTACATATTCGGCGCATATTTCACTGGGAGGGGCGCCGCTCAGTCTGTTTGGTTCCGAAGAACAGAAACATAAGTATTTGACGCCAATCTGTACTGGGGAATCGTTTGGCGCCTTTGGATTGACAGAATCGAATGCGGGATCTGATGCAGGGGGAACGCAAACGACTGCAAAAGATGACGGTGATGATTATGTCATCAATGGTTCAAAAGTGTTTATCACAAACGCAAGCTATGCTAAGCACCTTGCAATTACCGCTATCACGGGGAATGAAGGCGGGAAGAAAGAAGTCAGTGCAATAATCGTTCCAACTAATGCAGAAGGTTTCACTGTTATCGATAACTATGAAAAAATGGGGCTGAATGCTTCTAATACAACTGAACTCGTGCTTGACAACGTCCGCGTAGGGAAAGAAAACCTACTAGGCGTGCAAGGTAATGGTTTCCGCCAATTCCTCGTTACTTTAGACGGAGGGCGTATTGGAATCGGTGCAATGGCAGTCGGAATCGCTCAGGCGGCGTTTGACCGCGCACTTCGCTACTCTAAAGAACGTAAGCAGTTCGGAAAAACGCTATCTGAGTTCCAAATCACACAATTCAAACTGGCTGATATGGCGATGAAAATCGAACTTGCACGTAATATGGTCTATAAAGCAGCATGGCTGAAAGATCAAGGGCGTCCATTTTCGAAAGAAGCTTCCATGTGTAAATTGTACGCTTCAGAAATCGCTATGCAAGTGGCAAGTGAATCAATCCAAATTCATGGCGGTTATGGCTATATGAAAGAATATGAAGTGGAACGCTATATGCGTGATGCCAAGCTTCTTGAAATTGGAGAAGGCACTTCGGAAGTCCAAAGAATGGTCATTGCAAGACTTATTGGTTGTTGA
- the rpoD gene encoding RNA polymerase sigma factor RpoD, which produces MSKKELAEDMEIEMTVEEVKANLLEAGKKTGELTLDEVTEKLSVFEMEPEQFEEFLDLIEVQGIEMDRKADEDAVEEGKVVAEEKFDLNDLSVPPGVKINDPVRMYLKEIGRVDLLTGAEEVQLAIRILDGDEDAKKRLAEANLRLVVSIAKRYVGRGMLFLDLIQEGNMGLIKAVEKFDHTKGFKFSTYATWWIRQAITRAIADQARTIRIPVHMVETINKLIRVQRQLLQDLGREPSPEEIGEEMELTAEKVREILKIAQEPVSLETPIGEEDDSHLGDFIEDSEAQSPSDHAAYELLKEQLEDVLDTLTDREENVLRLRFGLDDGRTRTLEEVGKVFGVTRERIRQIEAKALRKLRHPSRSKRLKDFLE; this is translated from the coding sequence GTAAAAAAGAGCTAGCTGAAGATATGGAAATTGAAATGACAGTTGAAGAAGTGAAAGCAAACCTGTTGGAGGCCGGAAAGAAAACAGGAGAACTTACGCTTGATGAGGTGACTGAAAAGTTATCTGTATTTGAAATGGAGCCTGAACAGTTCGAGGAATTTCTTGATTTGATTGAAGTGCAAGGAATTGAAATGGACCGTAAAGCCGACGAAGATGCTGTAGAAGAAGGTAAAGTAGTAGCAGAAGAAAAGTTCGATTTAAATGACCTCAGTGTACCGCCCGGTGTTAAAATCAACGATCCTGTGAGAATGTACTTGAAAGAAATTGGTCGTGTTGATTTACTGACAGGTGCGGAGGAAGTCCAACTTGCAATTCGCATTTTGGATGGCGACGAAGATGCGAAAAAACGGCTTGCTGAAGCCAATCTGCGTCTAGTCGTAAGTATTGCAAAAAGGTATGTTGGACGTGGAATGCTATTCCTTGACTTAATTCAGGAAGGGAACATGGGACTTATAAAAGCAGTCGAGAAATTCGATCATACGAAGGGCTTCAAATTCAGTACGTACGCTACATGGTGGATACGTCAGGCAATCACTCGTGCAATCGCTGACCAAGCCCGTACGATCCGGATTCCGGTTCATATGGTCGAAACCATCAATAAATTGATTCGTGTTCAGCGTCAATTGCTACAGGATCTTGGGCGTGAACCATCTCCGGAAGAAATTGGAGAAGAAATGGAATTAACTGCTGAAAAAGTACGTGAAATCCTGAAAATTGCACAAGAACCTGTATCACTTGAAACGCCAATTGGAGAAGAAGATGATTCACATCTCGGGGACTTCATAGAAGACTCGGAGGCTCAATCACCGTCTGATCATGCTGCATACGAGTTATTGAAAGAACAATTGGAAGATGTACTCGATACGCTGACAGACAGAGAAGAAAATGTACTTCGTCTACGTTTTGGTCTCGATGATGGCCGAACAAGAACACTTGAAGAAGTAGGCAAAGTGTTCGGTGTTACCCGTGAACGAATTCGGCAGATTGAGGCGAAAGCATTACGTAAATTGCGCCATCCATCTAGAAGTAAACGACTAAAAGACTTTCTTGAATAA